From bacterium, one genomic window encodes:
- the cobO gene encoding cob(I)yrinic acid a,c-diamide adenosyltransferase, translating into MLEHGYIQIYTGDGKGKTTASLGLALRAIGHGWKVLIIQFAKGDQINYYGEILSSSKLMPNLEVKQFGLDRVVYSHNVNIEDYKEARNGWNFAKEAIMNGEYQLVIMDEINVCADLGMIKIAEIKEVLMNRPKNMEIVMTGRRAHPELVSMAHLVTEMKPIKHYFDQGVMARQGIEY; encoded by the coding sequence TTGCTGGAGCATGGTTATATTCAAATTTACACAGGAGACGGCAAGGGCAAAACAACAGCATCTCTGGGTTTGGCTCTTAGAGCTATAGGGCATGGCTGGAAAGTTTTAATTATACAATTTGCAAAAGGCGACCAGATAAATTATTACGGCGAAATTCTTTCATCCTCAAAATTAATGCCTAATCTGGAAGTTAAACAGTTTGGACTGGACAGAGTTGTTTATTCGCATAATGTTAATATCGAAGACTATAAAGAAGCCAGAAACGGCTGGAACTTTGCAAAAGAAGCTATAATGAACGGAGAATATCAGCTTGTTATTATGGACGAAATTAACGTCTGTGCTGATCTTGGCATGATAAAAATTGCAGAAATTAAAGAAGTTCTGATGAATAGACCGAAAAATATGGAAATTGTAATGACCGGCAGACGTGCGCACCCTGAACTTGTTTCAATGGCTCACCTCGTTACAGAAATGAAACCCATTAAACACTATTTTGATCAAGGTGTTATGGCAAGACAAGGCATAGAGTATTAA